Proteins found in one Triticum urartu cultivar G1812 chromosome 4, Tu2.1, whole genome shotgun sequence genomic segment:
- the LOC125554397 gene encoding uncharacterized protein LOC125554397 → MLGFLHTWHYGSHPTKVEDPIPHFTSTAKFGARIPDDEWTDDEWGNIYYTAWDCRHGRVLLGGSNQLPMPLVVWDPMTGCRRKLPAPWISDDSHAAAVLCAVSGCDHRTCHSAPFQVVFVSLYTKEDDHDDCVARACVSLPETGDWSKPVPQFDEWVEPCPDLHLPADAFIKPMPPVLVQGALHFMLKYVDDDSAEILKYDLTSNSLSLIDAPVQYSPIASAPILMAMKDGSLGFALVDKLTLYIWSRLMDSNRVASWTQCRITNLRSLLPIQNPEEISLILVGSVEGSDTVFVTTDLGIYEINVKSQRWKKIWKRENFRSLIPYMSFYNPQERVTPTPCDAAH, encoded by the exons ATGCTGGGTTTCCTTCATACCTGGCACTACGGCTCCCACCCCACCAAGGTAGAAGACCCCATCCCACACTTCACATCCACCGCCAAATTCGGCGCGCGCATTCCCGACGACGAATGGACCGACGACGAATGGGGGAACATTTACTACACTGCGTGGGACTGCCGCCATGGCCGCGTCCTCCTTGGGGGTTCAAACCAGTTACCTATGCCGCTCGTCGTTTGGGACCCCATGACGGGTTGCCGGAGGAAGCTGCCCGCCCCATGGATCTCGGACGACAGCCACGCTGCCGCGGTGCTCTGCGCCGTGAGCGGCTGTGACCACCGCACTTGTCACTCGGCTCCCTTCCAGGTGGTCTTTGTCAGCCTGTACACGAAAGAAGATGATCATGATGATTGTGTTGCACGCGCCTGTGTGTCCTTGCCAGAGACCGGTGACTGGAGCAAGCCCGTCCCTCAATTCGATGAGTGGGTCGAGCCATGCCCTGATCTTCATCTTCCAGCCGATGCATTCATCAAGCCAATGCCCCCTGTCCTTGTCCAAGGAGCACTTCACTTCATGCTTAAGTATGTTGATGACGACAGTGCAGAAATTCTCAAGTACGACTTGACCTCTAATAGCTTATCACTGATTGATGCACCGGTTCAGTATTCTCCAATTGCCAGTGCCCCtatcctcatggcgatgaaggatGGCAGCTTGGGGTTTGCACTAGTGGATAAGCTAACCCTCTACATATGGTCAAGACTGATGGATTCCAACAGAGTTGCGTCATGGACTCAATGTAGAATTACCAATCTCAGGAGCCTTCTACCCATCCAAAATCCCGAGGAAATTAGCCTTATACTGGTTGGATCTGTGGAGGGCAGTGATACCGTTTTCGTGACCACAGACCTGGGCATCTACGAGATTAATGTCAAGTCACAGCGATGGAAGAAGATATGGAAGAGAGAAAATTTCCGTTCTTTGATTCCATACATGAGTTTCTACAATCCACAAG AAAGGGTGACGCCCACTCCCTGTGACGCAGCACATTGA